From Xenopus tropicalis strain Nigerian chromosome 3, UCB_Xtro_10.0, whole genome shotgun sequence, the proteins below share one genomic window:
- the arhgap25 gene encoding rho GTPase-activating protein 25 isoform X1: MEHNKPIPDPYVLMANSQAEMEEWVKAIKRAAGFPSGAVFGQCLVDTITYEKKYGRHTVPILMEKCADFIREKGMDEEGIFRLPGQDNLVKQLKEAFDAGERPSFSSDTDVHTVASLFKLYLRELPEPAIPWRQYEDFLSCEKMMSVDEEKGHGELMNQISILPKENYNLLCFICRFLFEVQKNSSVNKMSVDNLSMVIGVNLLKPQTEDPEALMRSAPQIQRLLTVMISHHEKFFPKSKDLPEEPVTQKSDHKKVQVPRSSVGWDAAEEIVSPGAEQPKKDICGSRGSSTSEDGLVSLEEDVSLLRDTSGSWKAMPRKRTQTLPITNLPMMNKHIDNNISPKGDLFIGEFWSSPSKQQTSIMSSPGHKRTLSEESERHRRSTYDNVPFLQGETGPCSLPCMASMSTEEKVAQQTRIVKNSVHSPGTDSKQDNSQEMSLKLMELQREREKERKELEERIQSLEKENYDTWKKVVKLHEDLETEKNKQKALKITLQNVERSRDDAEKRNKILEQEIQGFVRAMAASSTKPE, encoded by the exons CTGTGTTTGGTCAATGCCTGGTTGACACTATAACCTATGAAAAGAAATATGGAAGGCACACAGTCCCTATTTTAATGGAGAAATGTGCAGACTttatcagagaaaaaggaatggaTGAAGAAGGAATATTCCGACTCCCTGGCCAAGACAATCTGGTGAAGCAGCTGAAGGAAGCGTTTGATGCAGGAGAGAGGCCTTCATTTAGCAG TGATACAGATGTACACACAGTGGCATCCTTATTTAAACTATACCTGCGGGAACTGCCCGAGCCTGCTATACCTTGGCGACAGTATGAGGATTTTCTCTCCTGTGAGAAAATGATGAGCGTTGATGAAGAAAAG GGGCACGGAGAACTGATGAACCAAATTTCCATCCTTCCAAAGGAGAACTACAATCTGCTCTGTTTCATTTGCAG GTTCCTTTTTGAGGTGCAGAAGAATTCTAGTGTGAACAAGATGAGCGTGGATAACTTGTCTATGGTGATCGGAGTCAACCTTCTCAAGCCACAGACGGAGGATCCAGAGGCCCTCATGAGAA GTGCTCCTCAGATCCAAAGGTTATTGACAGTGATGATTAGCCACCATGAGAAGTTTTTCCCTAAATCCAAAGACCTACCTGAGGAACCAGTAACCCAGAAGAGTGACCACAAGAAGGTGCAGGTACCACGCAGTTCGGTTGGGTGGGATGCTGCTGAAGAAATTGTGTCACCTGGAGCAGAGCAGCCTAAA AAAGACATATGTGGTTCCCGTGGTTCCTCCACATCAGAAGATGGGTTGGTATCCCTAGAGGAGGATGTCTCTTTATTAAGGGACACCTCAGGATCATGGAAAGCAATGCCAAGAAAAAGAACACAGACTCTGCCAATAACAAATCTACCGATGATGAATAAACATATTGATAACAATATTAGCCCCAAAGGGGATCTGTTTATTGGTGAGTTTTGGTCTTCACCTTCAAAACAACAGACTTCCATAATGTCTTCTCCCGGACACAAGAGGACACTGTCAGAAGAGTCAGAACGCCACCGTAGATCCACTTATGATAATGTACCATTTTTACAAGGTGAAACGGGACCCTGCTCATTGCCTTGTATGGCTTCAATGAGCACTGAGGAGAAGGTTGCTCAACAAACAAGGATTGTAAAAAATAGTGTTCATAGCCCAGGGACCGATAGCAAACAGGACAACAGCCAGGAAATGTCCCTCAAACTAATGGAGCTTCAAAGGGAAagggaaaaagaaaggaaagagcTAGAAGAAAGGATTCAAAG CCTCGAAAAAGAAAACTATGACACGTGGAAAAAGGTGGTGAAATTACACGAAGATTTGGAGACAGAAAAGAACAAGCAGAAGGCACTGAAAATCACGCTACAGAATGTTGAACGATCTCGAGATGATGCCGAGAAGAGAAATAAGATCCTTGAACAGGAAATTCAGGGGTTTGTGAGAGCCATGGCCGCATCAAGTACCAAGCCAGAATAA